GCCGGGTCGGCGTCGGCATCGTCGACGTGTCGTAGCTCGTAGCGCCGCGTCCCGGTCTCGTCGGCGGTCACGGTGATCCGGAGTTGGCCCCATTCGCGGGTGACGCCCGCTTCGAGCGCGTCGTAGCGGTCGGGGACGCGTTCGTCGTCGGCGCGTTCGAGCCAGCGGAGGAAGGCCCACCGCTCGTCGGCCTGGGGCGCCTCTGCGTGCCAGAAGTACCAGTTGGTGACGTGGGCGGCGTAGTCGGTCGCGGCGTCGCTCAGGTCGTCGTCGTGGACGACCCGCTTCGACCCCTCGTCGGTGGCGAGGACGTACCCCTCGCCCTCCCGTTCGGCCGCGAACCCGTCGAACTCGATGCCGTCCGCAGCGGCCTCGGCGACCGCCGCCACCTGCGCCGGGTCCACCTGCGCGTTCATACTCGAAGCGAGGGACCGACTCGGAATAAAGCCCTCCGTCTGCGCTCTCGGGCGGCCCCGGGCCCCTCCGCGACCGCCTCGGTCGCCGGTCCACTCACCGGAAAACGTATGACTCCCTCGGACGGATCGGTCGAGCGATGCGACCTCGCCCTCCACGCGACACCCGACGCGACCGACCGCGGACGCACCGACGACCACCGAGGTGACCCCCATGGAGTGGGAACCCGACCGCGGGCTGACGGCCCGGATGGCCCTCGCCCTGGCGCTCGTGGCCGTCCTCCCCGTGGCGTTCGTCTACGCGTTCGTCTTCGCGGCCAACACCGTCGGCGTCGAACTGCTCGCGTGGGCGACCGAAGAGCCCTGGAACGGCCGGTTCTACGTGAACCCGCTGCTGGCGGTCGGTGCCGTCGCCGTCGGCTTCGTCGCCCAGTTCGCCCTCGGCGACGCCGTGGCGCTGCGGTCGGTCGACGCCCGCCGCGTCGACCGCGAGGACTATCCCGACCTAGTCGCCCGCGTCGACCGCCTCGCGCAGGTGGCCGACGCGTCGACCCCACGGGTCGCCGTCAGCCGCTCGTCGGTCCCCAACGCCTTCGCAGTCGGCGCCCGCCCCTCGAAGGCGACGGTCGTCGTCACGGAAGGGCTGCTCGACGCGCTCGGCGACGACGAACTCGACGCCGTGCTGGCCCACGAGATCGCCCACGTCCGCAACCGCGACGTGGCCGTGATGTCCCTCTCCTATTTCCTCCCGTCGCTCACCTACTTCGTCGCGATCGCGGCGTTCTACGTCCTCAAAGGGGTCTTCTACGTCGGCGGCGGCCTCGACGACGTGGACGGCGACGGCGCGAAGGGGGTCGTCGTCGCCATCGCCGTGCTGGTCGTCAGCGCACTCGTCACGCTGGCGATCTCGGTCATGTTCTGGCTGGCGAGTTTCCTCCTCTTTCGCGTGCTCTCGCAGTACCGCGAGCACGCGGCCGACCGCGGCGCCGCTGCGCTCACCGGCGACCCCGCCGCGCTCGCATCGGCTCTGCGGGTCGTCGACGACGAGATGAGCGACGCGCCCGACCGGGATCTGCGAGCGATCGACGGCGGGCTCGAAGCGCTGTACGTCGCGCCAGTCGACACCTACCAGTTCGGCGAGGAGCGCGAACTGCTCTCCAGCGACATCTTCCCCGCCACGCACCCCTCGACCGAAGAGCGCGTCCAGCGGCTGGAGGAGATGGTGGGTGAGCGGGCGTGACCTCCCGACGGCGGTTTCTCAGGCGTACCGGTGGTGCGCTCGGCCTCGGGCTCGGCGGCGGGCTGGCGGGCTGTGGCTACCGACCGGGCGGCGGGGACGTCCGGTGGCGGGCGAGCGGCAACTTCGCCAGCTTCCCGACGGGGGCGCTCGAGGTGACCGACGGGCTGGTCGTGACCGTCGCCGACTCGACGACGAGCTTCGACATCGACCGCGAGGAGTGGGTCTCGGGCGGTCGGGTCACCGCCTACTCGACGGCGGACGGCACCCAGCTGTGGAGCGACCACCTCGACGCCGACCTCTCGTGTCACGCGGTCGGCGACGGCGGCGCCGCGGTGGGGTTCGACGGGACGGTCGTCCGGTACGGCGCCGACGGGAGGCGATGGCGGTTCGCGGTGGACGAGCCCCTGCTCGCGCTCGGAGTCGCCGGCGAGTGGGCGTACGGTCTCACCGAGTCGGGAGCGCTCGTGGCCTGCTCCGACGGCGTCGAACGGTGGTGGGTCGACCTGGAGCCGGAACTCGGCGGTGCCGACGTCGGGTTCGACCCGGTC
This DNA window, taken from Halosimplex litoreum, encodes the following:
- a CDS encoding outer membrane protein assembly factor BamB family protein, whose product is MTSRRRFLRRTGGALGLGLGGGLAGCGYRPGGGDVRWRASGNFASFPTGALEVTDGLVVTVADSTTSFDIDREEWVSGGRVTAYSTADGTQLWSDHLDADLSCHAVGDGGAAVGFDGTVVRYGADGRRWRFAVDEPLLALGVAGEWAYGLTESGALVACSDGVERWWVDLEPELGGADVGFDPVVAASADAVLCSVGGTVHCVDPSGRRRWARSEVDARRFSVVDGEVFASSGTGLAALDGSTGESRWITDDRVGRFAVTTDAAYCAFDAELRAYDRSGDLRWAIPDDRRSGRNRPGLDRPDYQGRVAADSEGVYVDSSAGLAAVAPSDGRVRWRLSNRTLSAGPYLVESGVLVVDDGELVCHYR
- a CDS encoding M48 family metalloprotease — its product is MEWEPDRGLTARMALALALVAVLPVAFVYAFVFAANTVGVELLAWATEEPWNGRFYVNPLLAVGAVAVGFVAQFALGDAVALRSVDARRVDREDYPDLVARVDRLAQVADASTPRVAVSRSSVPNAFAVGARPSKATVVVTEGLLDALGDDELDAVLAHEIAHVRNRDVAVMSLSYFLPSLTYFVAIAAFYVLKGVFYVGGGLDDVDGDGAKGVVVAIAVLVVSALVTLAISVMFWLASFLLFRVLSQYREHAADRGAAALTGDPAALASALRVVDDEMSDAPDRDLRAIDGGLEALYVAPVDTYQFGEERELLSSDIFPATHPSTEERVQRLEEMVGERA